A genomic region of Bacteroidota bacterium contains the following coding sequences:
- a CDS encoding gamma carbonic anhydrase family protein, producing MALIKSVRGLTPKIGENCFLAENATVVGDVVMGNDCSVWFNAVIRGDVNSIRIGNKVNIQDGAVLHCLYQKSKIEIGNNVSIGHNVVIHGATIKDNVLIGMGAIILDHAVVNENSIIAAGAVVLDSAVIEPGSIYAGVPAKKVKDINQEQISEMINKIADNYLMYASWFDK from the coding sequence ATGGCATTAATTAAATCGGTGAGGGGATTAACCCCGAAAATTGGAGAAAATTGTTTTTTGGCTGAAAATGCCACTGTTGTCGGAGATGTGGTGATGGGCAATGATTGTAGTGTTTGGTTTAATGCGGTTATCCGTGGAGATGTAAATTCCATCCGTATAGGGAATAAGGTAAATATCCAGGATGGGGCTGTTTTACATTGTTTGTATCAAAAATCAAAAATAGAAATTGGCAATAATGTCTCCATTGGACACAATGTGGTTATTCACGGGGCAACAATCAAAGATAACGTTCTGATCGGCATGGGGGCTATTATATTGGATCATGCTGTGGTAAACGAAAATTCTATTATAGCAGCCGGAGCAGTTGTTCTTGATAGCGCTGTCATTGAGCCTGGAAGTATATATGCAGGGGTGCCTGCTAAAAAAGTAAAAGATATCAATCAGGAACAGATCAGTGAAATGATTAATAAAATAGCCGATAATTACCTGATGTACGCCAGTTGGTTTGATAAATAA
- a CDS encoding DUF4924 family protein: protein MFVAREKKKSNIAEYVLYMWQIEDMIRACGLDMEKIDKFIVSQYIQPPETKKEIRDWYSGLVQMMQSEQIQEKGHLQFLKNTVNDMNDLHLRLLNNPEEIKYHELNGWARANIEVLRKKSGRAGMTDIEICLDGLYGMLMLRLQKKTVSVETSEAMSTLSNLLAYLSLKYRNVELGKDEC, encoded by the coding sequence ATGTTTGTAGCCAGGGAAAAGAAAAAATCAAACATTGCCGAGTATGTTTTGTATATGTGGCAAATTGAAGATATGATCCGGGCTTGTGGCCTGGATATGGAAAAAATAGACAAGTTCATTGTTTCTCAATACATTCAGCCTCCGGAGACAAAGAAAGAGATTAGAGATTGGTACAGCGGGCTTGTTCAAATGATGCAGTCCGAGCAAATTCAGGAAAAGGGACATTTGCAGTTCCTGAAAAACACGGTGAATGACATGAATGACCTGCACCTGCGTTTATTGAATAATCCGGAAGAAATTAAGTATCACGAGCTGAATGGCTGGGCCAGGGCAAATATAGAAGTTTTAAGGAAAAAATCAGGCAGGGCCGGGATGACCGATATAGAAATTTGCCTGGATGGGCTTTATGGCATGCTTATGCTTAGGCTTCAAAAAAAGACGGTTTCGGTGGAGACTTCTGAGGCAATGTCTACTTTGAGCAACCTCCTTGCTTATCTTTCATTGAAATACCGCAATGTGGAACTAGGAAAGGATGAATGTTAA